Proteins encoded by one window of Haematobia irritans isolate KBUSLIRL chromosome 2, ASM5000362v1, whole genome shotgun sequence:
- the LOC142224721 gene encoding uncharacterized protein LOC142224721: protein MSVFPFDRFIRVSDALIKFHAHFNAMKDEELDVYSLEIRSEELGKLWTKVQDCFEECVASLQGAGTTQTSDIESVDGKYDASHQAFMNCLSAINRKLGQFRRSRRSSITSSASSVVAASRRSIGSHKSTQGSEAILANNATTSIPADRDGQSLPNGKAGFRGEVAVSGPPLCDMVHNLALPPCDTDVFEGNFLDWPTFRDLFQAVYVNNSRLTDVERLCHLVRKTSGEAREIVSKFPLTHRSFALAWKALVDAYDNKRVLVHNQLKSLFAISAVSVETSAGLKSIQRGINGCLSALNTYEVSTDNWDQILVFICLQRLPRLTQTLWEQSVRDKSALSSWADLDAFLSERVRTLMCLHDLREDTSSKRSQEKKVKAHFTNASSSKSSRASSESKCVICPKHNHRLSACVKFGKLSVSERYIVVKRNRLCLNCLMKGHEMKDCPRQYSCAKCNSRHHSLLHRDSTPSNSATSATGSTNTLSSSAASFQPRTMPSVDQPQPSTSSACLPRQAFHTTQNRAVLLGTAMINIMHDGVSYPARALIDPASESSFLTERFRNRVKLPVHAANVTISGVNSAISAKSSKMCNLKIGSPLNASVLLETMAIVLQSISGNLPSFTVSQEVLSQIPDIRLADPNLFVSRPVDILLGADLYPRILLEGCRQIAAQSLIAQNSVFGWLVTGPISTSQIQTFTTTIAVDEEENLDRTLLRFWELEETPRKGVLSPSDKFCEENYVRTTRRDSEGRYIVTLPLKEELGPRGYLGESRTTALRQFYRNESSLSKRPDVKSVYDSVVKEYLHLDHMRPVSAISASDTLSCYLPHHPVINLEKKTSKLRVVFNASNKTSNGNSLNDILHVGPTLQQDLVLLIVRWRLFKYVFNCDITQMYRQIRVDSSHAPLQRIVFRDSPTRTVQDYELQTVTFGVNCAPYLAIRTLLQLAEDTEEEFPLAADILRKCMYVDDVLTGTHDLETAIMARDQLIAALATAKFELRKWTSNYREILDSLPPEYLVDAQLLAFVEASNSKPLGVRWNAQLDAFYFAVEPIAKRCGYTKREVLSAIAKLFDPVGWLGPVIIVAKIIMQKVWLDRVGWDEILPSATASEWEKFVDSYPDVNSINIPRWIRYTPCTSAELHVFSDASVKAYAGVVYIRVLAPNGEIVVNLLSCKTKVAPLKSVSLPRLELCGAVLASELARTVIREIGIDFGRIYCWTDSTIVLAWLKKTPSAWTTFVANRVCRIQENVGGTNWYHVRSEDNPADLGSRGVSPSDLAASRLWWHGPQWLSCSQSEWPVRDTSSFDTDVEIRSVKAHASFVNSYEDVLDRFSSLDRALRVISYVMRFFYRTHPAHRRDCSYADHSLSSSEIRATKSRLIVLAQKMNYGNEYKDLMDRSSLGTGSSLVSLNPFLDEMGVMRMYGRLSRSPILSYSERHPIILPYSCRFTKLLVEFVHLISIHGGNQLMLRILRIEYWIPRVRNLIRSVIHRCKPCLLERKRVCSQVMAPLPPERTVLDRPFTTTGVDYAGPFEVKSFTGRYCRITKGYVCVFVCFATRAIHLEAVSDLSTAGFLAAFHRFVARRGCPATIFSDNGTNFVGASRELERNFRDVMRGSSDVVSSKFAHQGLSWRFIPAGAPHMGGLWEAGVKSFKLHFRRQIGNVRFTFEEFSTVLARIEACLNSRPLCPQSDNPQELDALTPGHFLIGAPLLAPAEPVITEQPLSLVNRFRKVQALAQQFCVRWKEEYLKNLHMRYKWKFPQRDVMVNDLVVIRHEQLPPTSWKLGRVVSVHPGVDGHIRVQFCRLTVSSAYDPEQRLTFTARVHDLGRVLTPAEAVPERIKESFLGLPLADPQFYRVGRVAIVFGPEVYGRIITHRVYTSPGLPVAHYTIFGWVLSGLCNC from the coding sequence ATGTCTGTATTTCCCTTTGATCGCTTTATTCGCGTTTCGGACGCTCTTATTAAATTCCACGCCCATTTTAATGCCATGAAAGATGAGGAGTTAGACGTCTATAGCCTCGAGATTCGAAGTGAGGAATTGGGGAAGTTGTGGACAAAGGTTCAGGATTGCTTTGAGGAATGCGTGGCTAGTTTACAGGGTGCCGGAACAACGCAAACGAGCGATATTGAATCGGTGGACGGGAAATATGACGCGTCCCATCAGGCTTTTATGAATTGTTTGTCCGCGATAAATCGAAAATTGGGCCAGTTTCGTCGGTCACGTAGATCATCGATCACTTCGTCTGCGTCTTCGGTCGTTGCAGCATCGAGACGGAGTATCGGGTCTCATAAATCGACTCAAGGATCCGAAGCGATTTTGGCTAATAACGCGACTACTTCGATACCGGCTGATCGGGATGGGCAGTCGCTGCCTAATGGCAAAGCCGGGTTTAGGGGTGAAGTGGCCGTTAGTGGCCCTCCACTTTGTGATATGGTTCACAATTTGGCGTTGCCACCGTGCGATACGGATGTATTTGAGGGCAATTTTCTAGACTGGCCTACATTCCGGGATTTGTTTCAAGCAGTTTATGTTAACAATTCAAGATTAACGGACGTCGAGCGTTTGTGTCATCTTGTGCGGAAGACCAGTGGCGAAGCTAGGGAAATTGTCTCGAAGTTTCCGCTGACACATCGAAGTTTTGCCCTCGCGTGGAAGGCCCTCGTTGATGCATACGACAATAAGCGGGTTCTAGTTCACAATCAACTTAAGTCTCTCTTTGCAATTTCGGCAGTATCGGTAGAGACAAGTGCGggtttgaaatcgattcaacgTGGAATCAATGGCTGTCTTTCGGCATTGAATACGTACGAAGTTTCGACCGATAATTGGGACCAGATACTCGTTTTTATTTGCCTTCAACGTTTGCCGCGGCTCACACAGACTCTTTGGGAGCAGAGTGTTAGGGACAAATCAGCCCTTTCGTCGTGGGCGGATTTAGACGCTTTTTTGTCCGAAAGGGTTCGTACGTTGATGTGTTTGCATGATTTGCGGGAAGACACGTCTTCGAAGCGTTCTCAGGAAAAGAAGGTAAAAGCGCATTTTACCAATGCGTCTTCTTCTAAATCGTCGCGTGCTTCGTCGGAATCTAAGTGCGTTATTTGTCCTAAACATAATCATAGACTTTCGGCTTGCGTTAAATTTGGTAAACTCTCGGTATCGGAACGTTACATAGTGGTAAAACGTAACCGGTTGTGCTTGAATTGCTTAATGAAAGGTCATGAGATGAAGGATTGTCCAAGACAATATTCGTGTGCAAAATGTAATTCGAGACATCATTCGCTATTGCATCGCGATTCTACGCCGTCTAATAGCGCGACTTCGGCGACGGGTTCGACCAACACCTTGTCGAGTTCAGCGGCTAGTTTTCAACCGAGAACTATGCCTTCGGTTGATCAGCCGCAACCTTCTACCTCGTCGGCGTGCCTACCTCGCCAGGCATTTCATACGACGCAAAATAGGGCCGTGCTTTTGGGAACTGCGATGATTAATATCATGCACGATGGGGTTTCATATCCGGCACGCGCTTTGATTGACCCCGCTTCAGAATCTTCGTTTCTGACGGAACGCTTTCGAAATCGGGTGAAACTACCGGTTCACGCGGCTAATGTTACAATTTCGGGGGTAAATAGCGCAATTTCGGCCAAATCGAGTAAAATGTGTAATTTGAAAATCGGATCTCCACTCAACGCGTCGGTTTTGTTGGAAACTATGGCTATAGTGCTCCAATCTATATCCGGGAATTTACCTTCCTTTACGGTGTCGCAGGAAGTTTTGTCTCAGATTCCGGATATTCGCTTAGCTGATCCGAATCTTTTCGTGTCGAGACCGGTCGATATTCTACTAGGCGCTGACTTGTACCCGAGAATACTATTAGAAGGTTGCCGGCAGATTGCGGCTCAATCATTGATAGCACAGAACAGTGTTTTCGGCTGGCTAGTAACGGGTCCGATTTCTACATCGCAAATTCAAACATTTACTACGACTATAGCGGTTGATGAAGAGGAAAATTTAGATAGAACGCTTTTACGGTTTTGGGAGTTGGAGGAAACACCACGTAAAGGGGTTTTGTCCCCCTCCGATAAGTTCTGTGAGGAAAATTACGTTCGGACAACGCGCAGAGATTCGGAAGGTAGATATATAGTTACACTTCCGCTAAAGGAAGAGCTCGGTCCTCGTGGATATTTGGGTGAGTCCCGAACAACTGCTTTGAGGCAATTTTATCGTAATGAATCGTCATTATCGAAAAGGCCGGACGTGAAATCAGTTTATGATAGTGTTGTTAaagaatatttgcatttggatcacATGAGGCCAGTATCCGCCATTTCTGCAAGTGATACACTTTCGTGTTATCTTCCACATCATCCTGTCATTAACCTCGAGAAGAAGACTTCCAAACTTCGCGTCGTATTTAATGCGTCTAATAAAACGTCCAACGGGAATAGTCTTAACGATATCCTTCACGTAGGTCCCACTTTGCAGCAGGACTTAGTCCTTCTTATTGTGCGATGGCGACTATTTAAATACGTGTTCAACTGCGATATTACACAGATGTATAGGCAGATTCGAGTGGACTCTTCTCATGCTCCGTTGCAGAGAATTGTTTTTAGGGATTCTCCGACAAGGACAGTCCAGGACTATGAACTACAAACGGTGACCTTCGGTGTAAACTGTGCACCATATCTCGCGATACGGACACTGTTACAGTTAGCTGAAGACACTGAGGAGGAGTTTCCACTCGCGGCCGATATATTACGTAAATGTATGTACGTTGATGACGTTTTGACCGGAACTCATGACCTTGAAACTGCGATAATGGCTCGGGATCAATTAATCGCGGCGCTTGCGACGGCTAAATTTGAACTGCGGAAATGGACATCgaattatagagaaattttagatTCACTACCGCCGGAATATTTGGTTGATGCTCAATTGCTGGCATTTGTCGAGGCTAGCAATTCGAAACCATTGGGTGTGAGATGGAATGCTCAATTGGATGCATTCTACTTCGCGGTCGAGCCTATAGCAAAAAGGTGTGGATACACTAAACGGGAAGTGTTGTCGGCTATCGCGAAATTATTCGACCCTGTCGGTTGGTTAGGTCCAGTGATAATTGTGGCAAAGATTATCATGCAGAAGGTTTGGCTTGATCGCGTCGGCTGGGATGAAATACTGCCTTCGGCAACGGCATCCGAGTGGGAAAAATTTGTAGATAGTTATCCGGatgtcaattcgataaatattcctcGGTGGATTCGTTACACACCGTGCACTTCGGCCGAGCTTCACGTATTTTCAGATGCCTCGGTTAAGGCATACGCGGGGGTAGTATATATTCGAGTTTTGGCCCCAAATGGCGAGATTGTCGTTAATTTGCTATCGTGCAAGACGAAAGTTGctccgttgaaatcggtttcttTGCCTCGTTTGGAGCTTTGCGGCGCTGTTTTAGCGTCCGAACTCGCAAGAACGGTCATTCGAGAAATCGGTATTGATTTTGGTCGAATTTATTGTTGGACGGATTCGACTATTGTACTAGCCTGGTTAAAGAAAACGCCTTCGGCTTGGACAACATTTGTCGCGAATAGGGTATGTCGCATTCAGGAGAACGTCGGTGGTACGAATTGGTATCATGTGAGGTCGGAGGATAATCCTGCTGATCTTGGCAGCCGCGGTGTGTCCCCTTCGGATTTGGCCGCCTCTCGACTTTGGTGGCATGGGCCTCAGTGGCTATCGTGTAGTCAATCGGAATGGCCGGTTCGTGACACTTCCTCTTTTGACACCGACGTAGAAATTCGGTCTGTGAAGGCACATGCTTCTTTCGTTAATTCATACGAGGATGTTCTCGATAGATTTTCTTCTCTGGATAGAGCGCTGCGTGTTATTTCATATGTTATGAGATTCTTTTATCGGACGCATCCCGCTCATAGGCGTGATTGTAGCTATGCGGATCACAGTTTATCATCGTCTGAGATTAGGGCAACTAAAAGTCGCTTGATAGTGCTTGctcaaaaaatgaattatggtAATGAATATAAGGACTTGATGGATAGGTCTTCGTTAGGTACTGGCAGTTCACTTGTTTCTTTGAACCCGTTCCTTGATGAAATGGGTGTAATGCGGATGTATGGTCGTTTGAGCCGCTCGCCTATTCTTTCGTATTCGGAGCGGCACCCTATAATTTTGCCCTACAGCTGTCGATTCACGAAGCTTTTGGTGGAATTTGTTCATTTGATTTCCATTCATGGAGGAAATCAGTTGATGTTGCGTATTCTTCGTATAGAATACTGGATACCTCGGGTGAGGAATCTTATTCGTTCGGTTATACATAGGTGTAAACCATGTCTTTTGGAGAGGAAACGGGTTTGTAGTCAGGTGATGGCTCCTCTTCCTCCGGAAAGAACTGTTCTCGACAGACCTTTTACGACGACTGGCGTAGACTATGCAGGCCCCTTTGAGGTGAAGTCGTTCACCGGACGTTATTGTCGCATAACTAAAGGTTATGTGTGCGTTTTCGTGTGTTTTGCTACTAGGGCGATTCATTTGGAAGCGGTTTCCGACTTGTCGACTGCCGGCTTTCTTGCGGCATTTCATAGGTTTGTTGCTCGTCGGGGTTGTCCTGCGACCATTTTCTCGGACAATGGGACAAATTTTGTCGGTGCGTCGCGTGAGCTTGAACGAAATTTCCGGGATGTAATGAGGGGAAGCAGTGATGTTGTGTCCTCTAAGTTTGCACACCAGGGCCTATCGTGGCGATTTATCCCAGCTGGTGCGCCTCATATGGGAGGCCTTTGGGAAGCTGGGGTGAAGAGTTTTAAGTTGCATTTCAGAAGGCAAATAGGGAATGTTCGTTTCACGTTTGAAGAGTTTTCGACGGTGTTGGCTCGTATTGAGGCTTGTTTGAATTCAAGACCTCTTTGTCCCCAATCGGATAACCCGCAGGAGCTTGACGCTTTGACACCGGGTCATTTTCTTATAGGTGCCCCTCTACTCGCCCCTGCTGAGCCAGTTATAACCGAACAGCCTCTTTCGTTGGTGAATCGGTTTCGTAAGGTACAGGCTCTTGCACAACAGTTTTGTGTACGTTGGAAAGAGGAATATTTGAAGAATCTGCATATGAGATATAAGTGGAAATTTCCTCAGCGCGATGTTATGGTAAATGACCTAGTCGTTATTCGTCATGAACAGCTTCCACCAACTTCTTGGAAATTAGGTCGAGTCGTGTCGGTTCACCCGGGCGTAGATGGTCACATTCGGGTCCAATTTTGCCGGTTGACAGTATCGTCCGCTTATGATCCAGAGCAGCGACTGACGTTTACTGCTCGTGTGCACGATCTAGGTCGTGTGTTGACCCCCGCCGAAGCCGTGCCAGAACGGATCAAGGAATCCTTTTTGGGATTACCTTTGGCAGATCCGCAATTTTACCGAGTGGGACGGGTTGCGATCGTTTTTGGTCCTGAGGTGTATGGGCGAATCATAACACATAGGGTGTATACGTCGCCCGGTCTCCCGGTGGCTCATTATACAATCTTCGGTTGGGTTCTGTCCGGGTTGTGTAACTGCTAG